From Vitis vinifera cultivar Pinot Noir 40024 chromosome 3, ASM3070453v1, the proteins below share one genomic window:
- the LOC100253947 gene encoding uncharacterized protein C6C3.02c, producing MPRRSSGRSAPRPASRPAPMRNPPQPVSHAPPPAPVQGGGGGSMLGGLGATIAQGMAFGTGSAVAHRAVDAVMGPRTIQHETVASEAAASSAPTMNNVGGSDACNAHSKAFQDCLNSSGSDISKCQFYMDMLSECRRNSGSMLGA from the exons ATGCCTCGCCGAAGCTCAG GAAGATCTGCTCCCCGTCCTGCATCTCGTCCAGCACCAATGCGTAACCCTCCTCAACCAG TGAGCCATGCGCCTCCTCCAGCCCCTGTTcagggtggtggtggtggatcTATGCTTGGTGGGCTTGGTGCAACCATTGCTCAAG GTATGGCTTTTGGCACGGGAAGTGCAGTGGCACATAGGGCTGTTGATGCTGTGATGGGGCCTCGCACCATTCAACATGAAACTGTGGCCTCTGAGGCAGCTGCTTCATCAGCACCCACCATGAACAATGTTGGTGGCTCTGATGCATGCAATGCACACTCCAAGGCATTCCAAGAT TGCTTGAACAGCTCTGGGAGTGACATCAGCAAGTGCCAGTTCTACATGGATATGTTATCAGAGTGCAGGAGGAACTCTGGTTCTATGCTCGGTGCTTAA